GGCGAGCACATGCCGTCCAGCGGACAGATCCTCTATGCCGGGGAGGAAATCACGCACCTGAAGCCGTTCGAGCGGATCCGGAAAGGCATCAGCGTCAAGTTCCAGGTGCCCGGCATCTTCGCGAAGCTGAGCGTCCGGCAGAACCTGACGATCGCCCTCCAGCACCATCTGGAAGGCGCCTCGTTGGGGGAGGAGATCACCCGGCTGCTGGAATTCCTGCGCCTGTCGGCCGAGGCCGACGTCCCGGCCGGAAGCCTCAGCCACGGCCAGAAGCAGTGGCTGGAGATCGGCATGGCGATCAGCCTGAAGCCGCGCCTGCTGCTGCTGGACGAGCCGACCGCCGGCATGTCGCCGGAGGAGACCTTCGAAACGGGAGAGATGGTCCGCGCGCTGAACGCCGATGGCGTCACCGTGCTGGCGGTCGAGCACGACATGGCCTTCGTCCGCCAGATCGCCCGGCGGGTGACCGTGCTCCATTTCGGCCAGATCTTCGCCCAGGGC
This genomic stretch from Skermanella rosea harbors:
- a CDS encoding ABC transporter ATP-binding protein, coding for MTALLRTVDLNKRFGGLRVTNNVNFSLDEGEVHCLIGPNGAGKSTLFRLFLGEHMPSSGQILYAGEEITHLKPFERIRKGISVKFQVPGIFAKLSVRQNLTIALQHHLEGASLGEEITRLLEFLRLSAEADVPAGSLSHGQKQWLEIGMAISLKPRLLLLDEPTAGMSPEETFETGEMVRALNADGVTVLAVEHDMAFVRQIARRVTVLHFGQIFAQGTVEEITANDAVAEIYFGHADHDH